In Phyllostomus discolor isolate MPI-MPIP mPhyDis1 chromosome 3, mPhyDis1.pri.v3, whole genome shotgun sequence, a single genomic region encodes these proteins:
- the LOC118499273 gene encoding ATP-binding cassette sub-family A member 3-like, whose translation MEECEALCTRLAIMVQGQFKCLGSPQHLKSKFGSSYSLPAKVRSDGQQEALQEFKAFVDLTFPGSILEDEHQGMVHYHLPGDDLNWAKVSTSLGMGGSTALMSPAF comes from the exons atGGAGGAATGTGAGGCCTTGTGCACGCGGCTGGCCATCATGGTGCAGGGTCAGTTCAAGTGCCTGGGCAGCCCACAGCACCTCAAGAGCAAGTTTGGCAGCAGCTACTCCCTGCCGGCCAAGGTCAGAAGTGACGGGCAGCAGGAGGCACTGCAGGAATTCAAGGCATTTGTGGACCTGACCTTCCCAG GCAGCATCCTGGAAGATGAACACCAAGGGATGGTCCATTACCACCTGCCTGGTGATGACCTCAATTGGGCAAAGGTGAGCACATCCCTGGGCATGGGAGGGAGCACAGCTCTGATGTCGCCTGCTTTCTAG